From Primulina huaijiensis isolate GDHJ02 chromosome 15, ASM1229523v2, whole genome shotgun sequence, one genomic window encodes:
- the LOC140960068 gene encoding LOW QUALITY PROTEIN: fasciclin-like arabinogalactan protein 14 (The sequence of the model RefSeq protein was modified relative to this genomic sequence to represent the inferred CDS: inserted 1 base in 1 codon) has product MNVKLSFMFSFCLLFHKANAFNITLVLSQFPELSSFSSYLTKTNLAGDINSRQTITVLAVDNTVMSSLEGTLSDVXKKILSAHVILDYFDLPKLQKLAKNSAVVTTLFQTTGLSKGLQGFVNVTKLTADIILFGSAIPGSKLGCNLAKPIVSHPSNLSVLQVSGIIIPQGIDGTCPSPSKPPSTSPTISPKYLQHHQFHQLRLFQHQHRQ; this is encoded by the exons ATGAACGTGAAACTCTCTTTTATGTTCTCATTCTGTCTCCTATTCCACAAAGCAAATGCATTCAACATCACTTTAGTCCTCAGTCAATTTCCAGAATTGAGTAGCTTCAGTAGCTACCTAACCAAAACGAACTTGGCGGGCGACATCAACTCACGCCAAACAATTACAGTTCTCGCAGTCGACAACACTGTCATGTCGTCCCTTGAAGGAACGTTGTCAGATG CTAAAAAGATTCTAAGCGCACATGTAATACTAGACTATTTCGACCTCCCGAAACTCCAGAAACTAGCTAAAAATTCTGCTGTTGTGACTACACTCTTCCAAACTACTGGTTTATCCAAAGGGCTACAGGGATTTGTAAATGTTACCAAACTAACAGCGGATATTATACTGTTTGGGTCAGCGATTCCAGGTTCGAAACTTGGATGCAATTTGGCCAAGCCCATTGTTTCACACCCTTCAAATCTGTCAGTTTTGCAAGTTAGTGGCATTATTATCCCGCAGGGTATCGATGGCACATGTCCTTCGCCATCTAAACCGCCTTCAACTAGCCCAACCATATCCCCGAAATATCTCCAACACCATCAGTTTCACCAATTACGCCTCTTCCAACATCAGCACCGCCAATAG
- the LOC140960067 gene encoding protein HEADING DATE REPRESSOR 1-like yields the protein MENGQKNMTSLSGFSPVSSTPVYWKSRKRSAMGGKSSDDKADALNTDKSIDKPQESSPLDKEREEPIDLTTLSEKRKALFEPLDPMLNTNGKRPSAESLLPPPDFESASYPKGWLIGKKRKLVNVDVVESMRRIAVQEMNRKDREIDGLNEQLEEDSRCLEHLQLQLLDERSKRAEVERQNAMLQNQITLLMDMLQENNAIDQDEPDDGV from the exons ATGGAAAACGGGCAGAAGAATATGACCAGCTTGAGTGGGTTCTCTCCTGTTTCTTCCACTCCCGTTTACTGGAAATCCAGGAAAAGATCGG CAATGGGCGGAAAGAGCTCAGACGACAAGGCGGATGCTTTGAACACGGATAAATCCATCGACAAACCACAAGAATCGTCTCCATTGGACAAGGAGCGCGAGGAGCCGATTGATTTAACTACCCTTTCTGAGAAACGGAAGGCCTTGTTCGAACCTTTGGATCCGATGTTGAACACCAATGGCAAGCGTCCTTCGGCAGAATCATTACTCCCACCCCCGGATTTCGAATCTGCTAGTTATCCAAAGGGTTGGCTGATCGGGAAAAAACGGAAGCTTGTCAACGTAGATGTTGTCGAAAGTATGCGGAGGATTGCGGTGCAGGAAATGAACCGTAAG GATAGAGAGATCGATGGACTCAACGAACAATTAGAAGAGGATTCTCGATGCTTGGAGCACCTTCAACTTCAGCTGCTGGATGAACGGAGCAAGCGTGCTGAAGTCGAAAGACAGAACGCCATGTTGCAGAATCAGATCACATTGCTAATGGACATGTTGCAGGAAAACAATGCCATCGATCAGGACGAACCAGATGATGGGGTGTAA